One region of Spirochaetota bacterium genomic DNA includes:
- a CDS encoding type II secretion system protein, with amino-acid sequence MSRRPFIRALSGREGFTLVELIIVISILSVMAMVVAPRIANFMNAERSGLIVVRALISKAFDDAFVKGRTNYVVFHLYERDMELSKFNEGVFERKNAISVLNLSPEGKFTDSPQRLLRFHEFSDAFRIEEVLFAGGQVVRRGNVLVPFHPAGYSDDVIVHVLVNGTDQRSVRISKFLKEPSIEQGYARYE; translated from the coding sequence GTGAGCCGCCGACCGTTCATCCGCGCGCTCTCCGGCCGTGAGGGATTCACGCTGGTAGAGCTCATCATCGTCATTTCGATACTCTCGGTCATGGCGATGGTCGTCGCCCCCCGCATCGCCAATTTCATGAACGCCGAGCGGAGCGGGCTCATCGTGGTGCGCGCGCTCATCTCCAAGGCGTTCGACGACGCGTTCGTAAAGGGACGGACCAACTACGTCGTATTCCACCTCTACGAGCGCGATATGGAACTTTCAAAATTCAACGAGGGCGTGTTCGAACGGAAGAACGCCATCTCGGTCCTGAATCTTTCCCCCGAGGGAAAATTCACGGACTCTCCCCAGCGCCTGCTCCGCTTCCATGAGTTCTCCGACGCCTTTCGCATCGAGGAGGTCCTCTTCGCCGGGGGCCAGGTCGTGAGGCGCGGGAACGTGCTCGTTCCCTTCCACCCCGCGGGCTATTCCGACGACGTGATCGTCCACGTACTGGTGAACGGCACGGATCAGCGGTCCGTGCGGATATCAAAGTTTCTAAAAGAGCCGTCAATCGAGCAGGGCTATGCGCGCTACGAATAG
- a CDS encoding FadR family transcriptional regulator, translating into MTELLAPIQSQSLVEVFVERFERLILSGQISVGERLPSERELALKLGVSRPVVHEGLVELQVRGLVSVVSRKGVFVNDYRKQGSLAMLESLLVYQQGALEPRLMKSLLEMRRLFECETARMAARIRAEDGVKALREIVDEEKACDHRDTARVVELDFQFHLNVAIASGNLVYPLLMNSFRGVYTNITGQFFTVTAFVVEVFGFHEGLALAIEAGDEERSCAIMQRLLEHGAVNLEHILGGAKASRPPLYGL; encoded by the coding sequence ATGACCGAGCTTCTTGCACCCATCCAATCACAGAGCCTTGTCGAGGTGTTCGTCGAACGCTTTGAACGGCTCATTCTCTCCGGCCAGATTTCCGTAGGGGAGCGGCTGCCCTCCGAAAGGGAGCTTGCCCTGAAGCTTGGGGTAAGCCGGCCGGTCGTGCACGAGGGGCTCGTGGAGCTTCAGGTACGGGGACTGGTCTCGGTCGTTTCACGCAAGGGCGTTTTCGTAAACGATTACCGGAAGCAGGGGTCCCTCGCGATGCTCGAATCGCTCCTGGTCTACCAGCAGGGCGCCCTGGAGCCGCGGCTCATGAAGAGCCTCCTCGAGATGCGCCGGCTCTTCGAGTGCGAAACCGCGCGCATGGCGGCGCGCATCCGCGCGGAGGACGGGGTGAAGGCCCTTCGGGAAATCGTGGACGAGGAGAAGGCGTGCGATCACCGGGACACCGCGCGCGTGGTCGAGCTCGATTTCCAGTTTCACCTTAACGTGGCGATCGCCTCGGGAAACCTCGTGTACCCGCTCCTCATGAATTCCTTCCGCGGCGTGTATACGAATATCACCGGGCAGTTCTTCACGGTTACGGCCTTCGTCGTGGAGGTGTTCGGCTTCCACGAGGGGCTCGCCCTCGCGATCGAGGCCGGCGATGAGGAGCGCTCCTGCGCGATAATGCAGCGCCTGCTGGAGCACGGCGCGGTCAATCTTGAGCACATCCTGGGCGGGGCGAAAGCGTCTCGGCCCCCACTATACGGACTCTAA
- a CDS encoding type II secretion system protein GspD, producing the protein MKKPFACGRIALIAITMILCAGPWPAVFPQQPDETKESRPAEEETKPAEKPVDKPAGDDTSVKKVQVETVQKTAQPADAAKKDEKAAAQKAPDQTKYFTLNFKDVEISEFLTIMSQLIEKNIIIDEKVKGKISITSAKRIPVDQAYDIMKSILEVKGFAIVESENMIKVLPIKEAIRKNVEVLIDEKKKLPAETDKTITYLLDVEYASVNEIANVLKALKSANTEIVVYAPLNTVIFTGTSSEINGLVQVARQLDRKIDELKDDKAKHGNIHVVHLENADAEQLGAVLARIPFSDAAKIDTSPLHTEQPQADERKPGEAKPKPVTVQPGQQKTQAKLSIVANKETNSLIITATQEEFNEIKRVIKELDIVREQVLIEALIVEVSAENGWGLGIDWMLGGQAGSNLFGGSSIMGGVPSYSVPTGLTGKKIAVPLATGLQLGYLSDTDMLGFVLLNATGTDKNFNILSTPQILTIDNQEAELNVGEEIPVPTNNRISDTGVAFYTFEYKSVGVKLKITPHITKADQITLDLYQEVNSVLGATTTTSTGAVIPPSLGKRDIKTKITVHDGKTIVVGGLIRNNKNVEETKVPVLGDIPLLGWFFKRKNVSYSKTNLLVFITPHLLTKQDRMDAITEQKREEQRRIRGN; encoded by the coding sequence ATGAAGAAACCTTTTGCGTGCGGCAGGATTGCGCTCATCGCCATCACCATGATCCTGTGCGCGGGGCCGTGGCCCGCCGTATTTCCGCAGCAGCCCGACGAGACGAAGGAATCCCGTCCCGCCGAGGAAGAGACGAAGCCCGCAGAAAAACCGGTCGACAAGCCCGCCGGCGACGACACGTCCGTGAAGAAGGTGCAGGTCGAGACCGTCCAGAAAACGGCGCAGCCCGCCGACGCCGCGAAGAAAGACGAAAAGGCCGCGGCGCAAAAGGCCCCCGACCAGACCAAATACTTCACCCTGAACTTCAAGGACGTGGAGATATCCGAGTTCCTGACGATCATGAGCCAGCTCATCGAGAAGAACATTATCATCGACGAGAAGGTCAAGGGCAAGATAAGCATCACCTCGGCGAAACGCATCCCCGTCGACCAGGCGTACGACATCATGAAGTCCATACTCGAGGTAAAGGGCTTCGCGATCGTCGAATCCGAAAACATGATCAAGGTGCTCCCCATTAAAGAAGCCATTCGGAAAAACGTCGAGGTGCTCATAGACGAAAAGAAGAAGCTGCCCGCCGAAACGGATAAAACGATCACCTATCTGCTCGACGTCGAATACGCGAGCGTCAACGAAATAGCGAACGTCCTCAAGGCGCTCAAGTCCGCCAATACGGAAATCGTGGTATACGCGCCCCTCAACACCGTGATCTTCACCGGCACCTCGTCAGAGATTAACGGGCTGGTCCAGGTGGCGCGCCAGCTCGACCGTAAAATAGACGAGTTGAAGGACGACAAGGCGAAGCACGGCAACATCCACGTCGTCCACCTGGAAAACGCGGACGCCGAGCAGCTGGGCGCGGTCCTCGCCCGCATCCCCTTCTCGGACGCGGCGAAGATCGACACAAGCCCCCTGCACACGGAACAGCCCCAGGCCGACGAGCGAAAACCGGGCGAAGCGAAACCCAAGCCCGTTACCGTCCAGCCCGGGCAACAGAAAACGCAGGCGAAGCTTTCCATCGTCGCAAACAAGGAGACCAACTCGCTCATCATCACCGCGACGCAGGAGGAGTTCAACGAGATCAAGCGCGTCATCAAGGAGCTCGACATCGTACGCGAGCAGGTGCTTATCGAGGCCCTCATCGTCGAGGTCTCGGCGGAAAACGGCTGGGGGCTGGGCATCGACTGGATGCTGGGCGGCCAGGCGGGTTCGAACCTGTTCGGGGGATCGTCCATCATGGGGGGTGTGCCGAGCTACTCGGTTCCCACCGGGCTCACGGGCAAGAAAATCGCGGTCCCGCTCGCGACGGGACTCCAGCTGGGCTACCTGAGCGATACCGACATGCTGGGCTTCGTGCTCCTTAACGCCACGGGCACCGATAAAAATTTCAATATCCTATCGACCCCCCAGATCCTTACCATAGACAACCAGGAGGCGGAGCTGAACGTGGGCGAGGAAATCCCGGTGCCCACGAACAACCGCATCAGCGACACGGGCGTCGCCTTCTACACCTTCGAATACAAATCCGTGGGCGTAAAGCTCAAGATCACGCCCCACATCACCAAGGCGGACCAGATCACCCTGGACCTTTACCAGGAGGTCAACTCCGTGCTGGGCGCGACCACGACAACGAGCACGGGCGCGGTCATTCCGCCCAGCCTGGGCAAGCGCGACATCAAGACCAAGATCACGGTGCACGACGGCAAGACGATCGTGGTGGGCGGCCTCATCCGCAATAACAAGAACGTCGAGGAAACGAAGGTCCCGGTGCTCGGCGACATCCCGCTCCTGGGGTGGTTCTTCAAGCGGAAGAACGTTTCCTACAGCAAGACGAACCTGCTCGTGTTCATAACGCCGCACCTGCTGACGAAGCAGGATCGCATGGACGCCATCACCGAGCAGAAGCGCGAGGAGCAGCGCCGGATCAGGGGTAACTAG
- the gspE gene encoding type II secretion system protein GspE, with protein MPSKKNKMLGAILVERGVLTVEQLQELLLAQKGTTLRLGAIVVKKGLAAEDDVLDALAAQFGMPYVKSLHFEDKDGVFSQVPVYFLRKNRVAPYRVSGTLIHVAISDPLNFHPFDDLKMIFPGYTLEFALSGELEIQRVIAAHFEMMKGDTTGEVIETLEESEFEILTSPIMETEDIMDLANEAPIIKLVNMVVSQAVQDRASDIHLEPYEKELVVRYRIDGILYQMFTPPKKYQGAIISRIKIMANLNIAENRLPQDGRIQIKIGGKDIDIRVSIFPTYYGERVVLRLLNKTDMSFDLSSLGFSASTLAGFNQIIRKTFGVVLVTGPTGSGKSTTLYAVLSSLKSADINILTVEDPIEYQIPGIGQMQVKPKIDLTFANGLRSILRQDPDVIMIGEIRDLETAEIAVQSALTGHRVFSTLHTNDAASGITRLIDMGVEPFLITSSVNAFLAQRLVRTICPHCRESYKPTAAMLKELGADRTHIKGNKLYRGKGCEKCLNTGYLGRTGIYEFLPLSADIRRMILSRSEAQEIKQQAITEGMPTLLTDGLEKAFQGITTIEEVRRVS; from the coding sequence ATGCCTTCCAAGAAGAACAAGATGCTGGGGGCCATTCTCGTCGAGCGCGGCGTGCTCACGGTCGAACAGCTCCAGGAGCTTTTGCTTGCGCAGAAAGGCACGACCCTGCGCCTGGGCGCCATCGTCGTGAAAAAGGGGCTCGCTGCCGAGGACGACGTACTTGACGCACTGGCCGCGCAGTTTGGCATGCCCTACGTGAAATCGCTTCACTTCGAGGACAAGGACGGCGTTTTCTCGCAAGTCCCCGTGTACTTTCTCAGGAAGAATCGCGTGGCGCCTTACCGCGTATCGGGCACATTAATACATGTCGCGATCTCTGACCCGCTCAATTTCCATCCCTTCGACGATCTCAAGATGATTTTTCCGGGATATACGTTGGAATTCGCGCTCTCCGGCGAGCTCGAGATACAGCGCGTCATCGCCGCCCATTTCGAGATGATGAAGGGCGATACGACCGGGGAGGTCATCGAGACCCTCGAAGAGTCCGAGTTCGAGATCCTCACCTCGCCCATCATGGAGACCGAGGACATAATGGACCTCGCGAATGAGGCCCCCATCATCAAGCTCGTCAACATGGTCGTCTCACAGGCGGTGCAGGACCGCGCGAGCGACATTCACCTTGAGCCCTACGAGAAGGAACTTGTCGTGCGGTACCGTATCGACGGTATACTGTACCAGATGTTCACGCCGCCCAAGAAATACCAGGGGGCGATAATATCCCGTATCAAGATCATGGCGAACCTGAACATCGCCGAGAACCGCCTTCCGCAAGACGGGCGCATCCAGATCAAGATCGGGGGGAAAGACATCGACATCCGCGTTTCGATATTCCCCACCTACTACGGCGAGCGCGTGGTGCTCCGTCTCCTGAACAAGACCGATATGAGCTTCGACCTGTCGTCGCTCGGATTTTCCGCATCGACGCTCGCGGGGTTCAATCAGATCATCCGCAAGACATTCGGCGTGGTGCTGGTGACCGGTCCCACGGGAAGCGGAAAGAGCACGACGCTCTATGCGGTGCTTTCGTCGCTCAAGAGCGCGGACATCAACATCCTCACGGTCGAGGACCCCATCGAGTACCAGATCCCGGGCATAGGCCAGATGCAGGTGAAGCCCAAGATCGATCTCACCTTCGCGAACGGTCTTCGCTCCATACTGCGGCAGGACCCCGACGTGATCATGATCGGGGAAATCCGCGACCTGGAAACCGCCGAAATCGCGGTGCAGTCGGCGCTCACGGGACACCGGGTGTTTTCAACGCTGCATACCAACGACGCCGCGAGCGGCATCACGCGCCTCATCGACATGGGCGTGGAGCCCTTCCTCATCACCTCATCGGTGAACGCGTTTCTGGCCCAGCGCCTGGTGCGCACGATATGCCCGCACTGCCGGGAGAGCTACAAGCCCACGGCCGCGATGCTGAAAGAGCTCGGCGCGGACCGGACGCATATCAAGGGCAACAAGCTCTATCGCGGGAAAGGCTGCGAGAAATGTCTCAACACGGGATACCTGGGAAGGACTGGAATCTACGAGTTCCTGCCGCTTTCGGCGGATATCCGGCGCATGATTCTCTCGCGCTCCGAGGCCCAGGAGATCAAGCAGCAGGCCATAACCGAGGGCATGCCCACGCTCCTCACCGACGGGCTCGAAAAAGCCTTCCAGGGAATCACCACCATCGAAGAAGTCCGGCGGGTGAGCTGA
- the gspG gene encoding type II secretion system protein GspG yields the protein MNRISRLGRDLAGRGGFSLLEIMIVITILGILAVMVVPRFMDLPKKARVAAAKQQIADIGMALEMYSSDNGNYPTTEQGLEALINKPSSEPSPQNYNEGGYLKKREVPKDPWGRAFLYRSPGEQSKDYELVSLGADGKDGGEGENADIRSWE from the coding sequence ATGAACCGGATCTCGAGGCTCGGGCGCGATCTCGCGGGACGGGGCGGCTTTTCGCTCCTGGAGATCATGATCGTGATAACCATTCTCGGCATCCTCGCGGTGATGGTGGTCCCGCGATTCATGGACCTTCCCAAGAAGGCGCGAGTGGCCGCGGCGAAACAGCAGATCGCCGATATAGGCATGGCCCTCGAGATGTACAGCAGCGACAATGGAAACTATCCCACGACCGAGCAGGGTCTCGAGGCGCTGATAAACAAGCCGTCCAGCGAGCCCTCACCGCAGAATTACAACGAGGGCGGCTACCTGAAAAAGCGGGAGGTGCCCAAGGACCCGTGGGGACGCGCGTTCCTGTACCGCTCGCCCGGCGAGCAGAGCAAGGATTACGAGCTCGTGAGCCTGGGCGCCGACGGGAAGGACGGCGGCGAGGGCGAAAACGCCGATATCAGGAGCTGGGAATAG
- a CDS encoding prepilin-type N-terminal cleavage/methylation domain-containing protein — protein MRATNRRETRRGPHEGFAIIELLIAITILSIVLLGIISGVSKGILAIAQNRNITKAMLIAKNKLAEFQIMRMRAPDIQNDIVKEYEGFTYSRTVTRFEHEFFGPLAAKKLEITVKWEERGTQRNYSISYIYPEK, from the coding sequence ATGCGCGCTACGAATAGACGGGAAACGCGCCGCGGCCCGCACGAGGGCTTCGCGATAATCGAGCTTCTCATCGCCATCACGATACTCTCGATCGTGCTGCTGGGAATCATCTCGGGGGTATCGAAGGGAATTCTCGCGATCGCGCAGAATCGCAATATCACCAAGGCGATGCTCATCGCGAAAAACAAGCTCGCCGAATTCCAGATCATGCGCATGCGCGCCCCCGATATACAGAACGATATAGTGAAGGAGTACGAGGGTTTCACCTACAGCCGCACGGTCACCCGTTTCGAGCATGAATTTTTCGGGCCGCTCGCGGCCAAGAAGCTCGAAATTACCGTGAAATGGGAGGAGCGCGGCACGCAGAGAAACTATTCCATCAGTTACATTTACCCGGAGAAATGA
- a CDS encoding type II secretion system F family protein, with amino-acid sequence MIYEYQALDRKGTAVSDLIDATSDVAARQRLRAQGLYVTSIKPHAVMGTGPSEGGSALRAYYDRLSHYVSLRMSVKEVGIFSRQLATLLNAGMPLLVAITDIIDQIDNQVFKSIIVDIKGKLEEGSSFSNCLERHKVLFSDMFISMVRVGESLGSLDQVMERLADLEEKRTVLKSKINAALWYPAFLVIVSFVVIFLIMIYVIPSLSRLFLDLGKSLPLPTRIVMAVSDFLANYWFIPLTLLITGGYFFNQYRKTPEGRRKMDELKLTLPLVSQLYKKLLVLRFTQNLGILLNNRVDILKSFEIVKKIVVNSVVEERIDEAAKKIREGATVSTALAKSGFLPRLVMGMIAAGEASDTLDTMLVKIGNVYETELDLTISSLTRLIEPIIIVVMGLFIGLLVVSVLLPIFEMNLILQ; translated from the coding sequence ATGATCTATGAATACCAGGCCCTGGACCGCAAGGGGACGGCTGTTTCCGATCTCATAGACGCGACGAGCGACGTCGCCGCGCGACAGAGGCTCCGCGCGCAGGGGCTCTACGTGACGAGCATCAAGCCGCACGCGGTCATGGGAACGGGTCCCTCCGAAGGCGGGAGCGCCTTACGCGCCTATTACGACCGGCTTTCTCATTACGTGAGCCTTCGCATGAGCGTGAAGGAGGTGGGCATCTTCTCCCGCCAGCTCGCGACGCTCCTGAACGCCGGCATGCCGCTGCTGGTCGCGATCACCGATATCATCGACCAGATTGACAACCAGGTATTCAAGAGCATTATCGTCGACATCAAGGGCAAGCTCGAGGAAGGCTCCTCGTTCTCGAACTGCCTGGAGCGACACAAGGTTTTATTCTCGGACATGTTTATAAGCATGGTGCGCGTCGGAGAGAGCCTGGGCTCGCTCGACCAGGTCATGGAGCGCCTCGCCGACCTGGAAGAAAAGAGGACCGTCCTGAAAAGCAAGATCAACGCGGCCCTATGGTATCCCGCGTTCCTGGTGATCGTCTCGTTCGTGGTCATCTTCCTGATAATGATATACGTGATCCCCTCGCTCTCGCGCCTTTTCCTGGACCTGGGCAAGAGCCTGCCCCTGCCCACGCGGATCGTCATGGCGGTGAGCGACTTCCTGGCGAACTACTGGTTCATCCCGCTCACCCTGCTCATCACCGGGGGATACTTCTTTAACCAGTATCGGAAGACCCCCGAGGGAAGGCGGAAGATGGACGAGCTCAAGCTCACGCTGCCCCTGGTGAGCCAGCTCTATAAAAAGCTCCTGGTGCTCCGTTTCACGCAGAACCTGGGAATATTATTGAACAACCGCGTCGACATCTTAAAATCGTTCGAGATCGTGAAAAAGATCGTCGTCAATTCCGTCGTCGAGGAGCGCATCGACGAGGCGGCGAAAAAGATCCGCGAGGGGGCGACCGTATCGACGGCCCTCGCGAAGAGCGGGTTCCTTCCCCGGCTCGTGATGGGCATGATCGCCGCGGGCGAGGCGAGCGACACGCTCGATACTATGCTCGTGAAGATCGGCAATGTCTACGAAACGGAGCTGGACCTTACCATATCGAGCCTCACCCGGCTTATCGAGCCCATCATCATAGTGGTGATGGGGCTTTTTATCGGCCTGCTGGTGGTATCGGTACTCCTCCCCATATTCGAAATGAACCTGATTCTACAATAA